The proteins below come from a single Necator americanus strain Aroian chromosome V, whole genome shotgun sequence genomic window:
- a CDS encoding hypothetical protein (NECATOR_CHRV.G19570.T1) yields MVIQSHPKHSQPPSRTQCESWNGTKWERRWPTAIPFALADDIVLITPTQPRKTNADRIRRNMWMHRSSAESPKDDAHAQRMGLGCPIRAQRNEHIRMHQLCLSGPGIEHDERPDPELGRRRRGAWGAYKSIEDVVKKTRNTRLRAHLVNTTVLPALIYASETWAFLKQEENAVSVIERAIERMLGVSRSSEVDGCPVRCSSSRENFQT; encoded by the coding sequence atggtgatacaatctcacccaaaacattCACAGCcgccctcgagaacgcaatgcgaaagctggaatgggacgaAATGGGAGCGAAGGTGGCCGACAGCTATTCCATTTGCgcttgctgatgacatcgtactcaTAACACCTACTCAGCCAAGAaaaacgaatgctgaccgaattcgacgaaacatgtggatgcatcggtcttcagctgaatctccAAAAGACGATGctcatgcgcaacggatgggtctcggatgccccattcgcgctcaacggaacgaacatatccgaatgcaccagctatgtTTATCTGgaccgggaattgaacatgatgaacgacctgaccccgagctgggcaggaggagacgaggggcttggggagcgtacaagagcatcgaggatgtagtgaagaagactaggaacacccggctccgtgctcacctcgtcaacaccaccgtacttcctgccttgatctatgcttcggaaacctgggcatttctcaagcaggaagaaaacgcggtgagcgtcattgaacgcgcaattgagaggaTGCTAGGAGTGTCCCGCTCATCGGAGGTAGATGGATGTCCGGTAAGATGTTCATCTTccagagaaaatttccagaccTGA